The genomic region ACCCAGACTATGAAAAGGAAGATGTCTGCTCTGAGCAGAATGAGTACTGGGATAGTCGGAAAGATAATTCAGTGTTTGTTCATGACGCGTTCGTTAAAATGAACAGAAAGGAACGAGTTCATATTACCTGCTTTGGGGGGAAGGAGCCTCAgaagtttgggatttttttttttttttttttagctcccaCTCCACCCCCTAAATGATGCCTATCTTGCATATTTAAGGAATCTGATGCTTCTACCAGATGTATGGATGAAAATAACTATGACAGGGAAAAGTGTTCCACTTACTTCCTGAAGTACAAAAACTGCCGGAAATTCTGGGTAAGCCGAGCTCGGTTAGCTTTGTGTTAAAACTCCTCTCTGAGGCGTGAAATTGAAGCCCAAACTTAGTACCCACAGTCTTTTCTTAGTGATGACTGGGGAAACTTAACTTTGGCTCTATCCTGTGTGCACCCTAAAGGATCCTTGAGAGCTCTTAACTGGCCACCTCCTCCTACTACTCCATCCAGGCAATAACAACGCGGTTCTGACTTAGGTGGGTCTTCCTATGCATGTAAGATCTGCAGCCCTAAAACAATAAGCTTGTTACAATTTCACTTTTCCTGGAGAGAAGCAGACTGGATAACTTGTTCTGTCGTAACACAGACTTCAGCTGCCACACTGTCCCCCGGGGTGAGCAGCCGTGGCTGGGACGATGGTGACACCCGCAGCGAGCACAGCCATAGTGAGTCGGGCACCACTGGCTCATCCTTTGAGGAGCTGGAGCTGGAAGGCGAGGGGCCCCTGGGATTGCCGAGGCTGAACCCCTAGGGACTGTCAAGTGGCCCCGGGAACCTAGTACCCCCCGAGAAGGGTGAGGAGGTAACCCTAGGCTCACACCCTCCTGGGGTGCAATCGCTAAGGAACTGAACAGACTCTCCAGCCCTCTTCTTCCTTGACCTCTC from Panthera tigris isolate Pti1 chromosome F2, P.tigris_Pti1_mat1.1, whole genome shotgun sequence harbors:
- the CHCHD7 gene encoding coiled-coil-helix-coiled-coil-helix domain-containing protein 7 isoform X2, with the translated sequence MPMVARRLRDPDINPCLSLPLHPLNDAYLAYLRNLMLLPDVWMKITMTGKSVPLTS